The Bacillus mesophilus genome has a window encoding:
- a CDS encoding deoxynucleoside kinase — MSQTPFITVEGPIGVGKTSLAKEIANRFHYHLLKEIVDENPFLGKFYTNIEEWSFQTEMFFLCNRYKQLEDIHTSYLKKNQPVVADYHIMKNMIFADRTLNEYQSQKYRQIYEILTNDMPEPNVIIYLHASLDTLLHRVAKRGREIEKQMSAAYLQQLIEDYERAMELFQVINPHIPIIRLSGDDLDFVMNEQDLETILETIESTVKGRAAL, encoded by the coding sequence ATGAGTCAAACACCATTTATTACTGTAGAAGGACCGATTGGTGTCGGTAAGACCTCGCTTGCAAAAGAAATAGCAAATCGGTTCCATTATCATTTATTAAAGGAAATTGTAGACGAAAACCCATTTTTAGGGAAATTCTATACAAACATTGAAGAATGGAGCTTTCAAACAGAGATGTTCTTTCTCTGCAATCGTTATAAGCAGCTAGAGGATATTCATACTTCATACTTAAAGAAGAACCAACCCGTTGTCGCAGACTATCATATTATGAAGAACATGATCTTTGCGGATCGCACGTTAAATGAATATCAATCTCAAAAATATAGACAAATTTATGAGATTCTTACAAATGATATGCCTGAGCCTAACGTTATTATTTACCTTCATGCAAGTCTTGATACCCTTCTTCATCGCGTGGCTAAGCGTGGAAGAGAAATTGAAAAACAAATGAGTGCTGCTTATCTTCAACAACTTATTGAGGATTATGAAAGAGCAATGGAACTTTTTCAAGTAATCAACCCACATATTCCAATCATTAGATTAAGTGGCGATGACCTGGACTTTGTCATGAATGAACAGGATTTAGAAACAATACTAGAGACAATTGAATCAACGGTTAAAGGGAGAGCAGCCTTATGA
- a CDS encoding deoxynucleoside kinase encodes MILREKYGIPSNAVITIAGTVGVGKSTMTKALADSLGFRTSFEKVDTNPYLDQFYLDFQRWSFHLQIYFLAERFKEQKKIFEYGGGFIQDRSIYEDTGIFAKMHYDKGTMTGVDYETYTSLFDAMVMTPYFPHPDLLIYLEGSIDDILDRIKVRGRTMEQQTPIEYWKEMHTRYETWINNFHACPVLRLNINEYDVLANDSSIEPIIEKISRMINNKTPINI; translated from the coding sequence ATGATTTTACGTGAAAAATACGGGATTCCAAGTAATGCCGTTATTACAATTGCAGGCACAGTCGGGGTTGGAAAGTCAACGATGACAAAAGCTTTAGCTGACAGTTTAGGGTTTCGTACATCTTTTGAAAAAGTAGATACTAATCCTTATCTAGATCAATTTTATCTAGACTTTCAGCGCTGGAGTTTTCATCTTCAGATTTATTTTTTAGCAGAACGTTTCAAAGAACAAAAGAAAATATTCGAATATGGAGGCGGGTTTATCCAGGATCGTTCCATTTATGAAGATACAGGGATATTCGCCAAAATGCATTACGACAAAGGGACAATGACTGGGGTCGATTATGAGACCTATACAAGTTTATTTGACGCTATGGTCATGACGCCCTATTTCCCACATCCTGATTTGTTAATCTACCTTGAGGGAAGTATTGACGATATACTGGATAGAATTAAAGTGCGAGGTAGAACAATGGAGCAGCAAACTCCGATTGAATACTGGAAGGAAATGCATACACGCTATGAAACCTGGATTAATAACTTTCATGCTTGTCCCGTACTAAGATTAAATATTAATGAGTATGATGTACTTGCTAACGATTCATCTATAGAACCAATTATCGAGAAAATTAGCAGAATGATAAACAATAAAACACCAATTAATATCTAG
- a CDS encoding NUDIX hydrolase — protein MDSQTIKNKVNGHIPSVLGHEKLSKYAVLLPLIEIEEEVHVLFEIRSEQLRRQPGDICFPGGRIDYSDQTNMAAALRETREELGIHEEDIQEVFPLDYLISPFGMMIFSFVGFIQSLDSIKLNPAEVGEIFVVPLSFFLENEPEVYHVNFKVQPDESFPVNLIAGGENYDWKIRKQEEHFYNYENKVIWGLTAKILLHFVELLKKGTN, from the coding sequence ATGGATTCACAAACCATAAAAAACAAAGTTAACGGGCATATACCTTCTGTGTTGGGTCATGAAAAACTCTCTAAATATGCGGTTTTGCTACCTCTTATTGAAATAGAGGAAGAAGTCCATGTACTTTTCGAGATTCGCTCGGAACAGCTAAGAAGGCAACCAGGTGATATTTGCTTTCCAGGAGGAAGAATTGATTATAGTGACCAGACTAATATGGCTGCAGCTTTACGGGAGACAAGAGAAGAGTTAGGTATACATGAGGAGGATATTCAAGAGGTATTTCCTTTAGACTATCTGATTTCTCCGTTTGGAATGATGATTTTTTCATTTGTAGGATTCATTCAATCTCTTGATTCAATTAAGTTAAATCCAGCAGAAGTGGGAGAAATATTCGTAGTTCCACTCTCATTCTTTTTGGAGAATGAACCAGAGGTATATCATGTGAATTTTAAGGTTCAACCAGATGAGAGCTTTCCAGTGAATCTTATTGCCGGTGGTGAGAATTATGACTGGAAGATTAGAAAGCAGGAGGAGCATTTTTACAACTATGAAAATAAGGTGATTTGGGGACTGACAGCGAAGATTTTATTGCATTTTGTAGAACTGCTTAAAAAAGGAACTAATTAA
- the zupT gene encoding zinc transporter ZupT, which produces MAENLLLAFGLTLMAGLATGIGSLLAFFTTRTNTKFLSISLGFSAGVMIYVSMIEIFVKAKDALVGELGEVSGNWMTVAGFFGGMLLIALIDKFIPKTGNPHELKKVEEMNNQPQNQNLYRMGTFTALAIAIHNFPEGIATFTATLQDPTIGIAIAVAIAIHNIPEGIAVSVPVYFATGSKKKAFKLSFLSGLSEPIGAIFAYFILMPYLNDIMFGVIFAAVAGIMVFISLDELLPAAKKYDEAHLSIYGLIGGMAVMALSLLLFI; this is translated from the coding sequence ATGGCTGAAAATCTATTATTAGCATTCGGATTAACTTTAATGGCTGGTCTAGCAACAGGGATTGGAAGTTTACTGGCATTCTTTACGACACGAACAAACACAAAGTTTTTATCTATTTCACTTGGCTTTTCCGCAGGGGTCATGATTTATGTATCAATGATTGAAATTTTCGTAAAAGCAAAAGATGCCCTTGTGGGGGAATTAGGAGAAGTCTCGGGTAACTGGATGACTGTTGCTGGATTTTTCGGAGGAATGCTCTTAATTGCTTTAATTGATAAGTTCATACCGAAGACCGGAAATCCTCATGAACTTAAGAAAGTTGAGGAAATGAACAATCAACCCCAAAACCAAAACTTATATCGAATGGGAACGTTCACAGCACTTGCCATTGCAATTCATAACTTTCCTGAAGGAATTGCTACATTCACGGCAACTTTACAAGACCCTACAATAGGTATTGCAATAGCAGTTGCCATTGCGATTCATAATATTCCAGAGGGAATTGCCGTTTCTGTACCTGTATATTTTGCAACCGGCAGTAAAAAGAAGGCATTTAAGTTATCTTTTTTATCAGGTTTATCGGAGCCAATCGGTGCCATTTTCGCTTATTTTATTCTAATGCCTTATTTGAATGATATAATGTTTGGTGTCATTTTTGCTGCTGTTGCGGGAATTATGGTGTTTATCTCTCTTGATGAACTATTACCAGCAGCAAAGAAATATGATGAGGCCCATCTATCTATTTATGGATTAATTGGTGGCATGGCAGTAATGGCCCTAAGCTTACTGTTATTTATTTAA
- the mntR gene encoding transcriptional regulator MntR: MPTPSMEDYLEVIYLILEDKGYARVTDIASSLDVLPSSVTKMLQKLDEKELGIYEKYRGFILTSRGKKIAKDIADKHQTLEDFFRILEIPSKDIYKEVEGIEHHIGKETTFCIATLIQFLEENPEIRKSYLSYRNNISNNK, translated from the coding sequence GTGCCAACACCTAGTATGGAAGACTACCTAGAAGTAATTTATCTGATCTTAGAAGACAAGGGTTATGCTCGTGTAACTGATATTGCTTCCTCTCTTGATGTGCTCCCTTCCTCTGTAACAAAGATGTTGCAAAAGCTTGATGAAAAAGAATTAGGAATATATGAAAAGTACCGCGGATTCATCCTTACTTCAAGAGGAAAAAAAATCGCCAAAGATATCGCAGATAAGCACCAAACATTAGAAGACTTCTTTCGAATTTTAGAAATTCCCTCAAAGGATATCTATAAAGAGGTAGAAGGAATTGAGCACCACATTGGAAAGGAAACAACCTTTTGCATCGCAACTCTCATCCAATTCTTAGAAGAGAATCCCGAGATAAGGAAATCTTATTTATCTTATCGAAATAACATTAGTAATAATAAATAA
- the serS gene encoding serine--tRNA ligase — protein sequence MLDLKHLRANFEEVKSKLKYRGEDLSDLGKFEELDQRRRALIAEAEVLKGKRNEVSQQISQLKREKKDAETLIVEMREVGDRIKLLDDDLRVVEQELEQLLLSIPNIPHESVPVGETEDDNVTIRTWGELPQFSFEPKPHWDIANGLDILDFERAGKVTGSRFVFYKGLGARLERALINFMMDLHSDEHGYKEIIPPFIVNRDSMIGTGQLPKFEEDAFKIVGEDYFLIPTSEVPVTNLHRDEIINGDQLPISYAAFSANFRSEAGSAGRDTRGLIRQHQFNKIELVRFVKPEDSYGELEKLTSHAEKVLQLLELPYQVMSMCTADLGFTAAKKYDIEVWIPSYNAYREISSCSNFEAFQARRANIRFRREPNAKPEHVHTLNGSGLAVGRTVSAILENYQQEDGTVIIPKVLRPYMGNKEVIK from the coding sequence ATGCTAGATTTAAAACATTTACGAGCAAATTTTGAGGAAGTTAAAAGCAAGTTGAAGTATCGTGGTGAGGATCTCTCAGACCTAGGTAAATTTGAAGAATTAGATCAAAGACGCCGTGCACTAATTGCGGAGGCAGAAGTCTTAAAAGGAAAACGAAATGAAGTCTCTCAACAAATTTCACAATTAAAACGTGAGAAAAAGGATGCTGAGACTTTAATTGTAGAAATGAGAGAAGTTGGAGATCGCATTAAATTACTAGATGACGATCTTCGAGTAGTGGAGCAAGAACTTGAGCAATTATTATTATCTATCCCTAACATTCCTCATGAAAGTGTCCCAGTAGGAGAGACCGAGGATGACAATGTTACGATTCGAACATGGGGTGAACTGCCACAGTTTTCATTTGAACCGAAGCCACATTGGGATATCGCAAACGGATTAGATATTCTAGACTTTGAACGAGCTGGAAAAGTTACTGGCAGCCGATTTGTTTTTTATAAGGGATTAGGTGCTCGTTTAGAACGTGCGCTAATAAACTTTATGATGGATTTGCATAGTGATGAGCACGGGTATAAGGAAATCATTCCACCATTTATCGTAAATCGAGATAGCATGATTGGAACTGGACAGCTTCCTAAATTTGAAGAGGATGCCTTTAAAATTGTTGGAGAAGATTACTTCCTCATTCCAACATCTGAAGTTCCAGTAACAAACTTACATCGTGATGAAATAATAAATGGAGATCAGCTCCCAATCAGTTATGCAGCATTCAGTGCTAATTTCCGTTCAGAAGCGGGATCTGCAGGCCGTGATACAAGGGGATTAATCAGACAGCATCAATTCAATAAGATTGAGCTTGTTAGATTTGTTAAACCAGAGGATTCTTATGGTGAATTAGAAAAGCTAACTTCACATGCTGAGAAGGTACTCCAGCTATTAGAGCTACCATACCAAGTGATGAGCATGTGTACTGCTGATCTTGGTTTTACAGCTGCAAAGAAGTATGATATTGAAGTTTGGATACCGAGCTATAATGCATATCGTGAAATTTCTTCTTGTAGTAATTTTGAAGCATTCCAAGCAAGACGTGCTAACATTCGTTTCCGTAGAGAGCCAAATGCAAAGCCAGAACATGTTCATACTTTGAATGGATCTGGATTAGCGGTAGGAAGAACGGTTTCAGCCATTTTGGAGAACTACCAGCAGGAAGATGGAACGGTTATTATTCCAAAGGTATTACGTCCTTATATGGGGAATAAAGAAGTTATTAAGTAG
- the pdxT gene encoding pyridoxal 5'-phosphate synthase glutaminase subunit PdxT yields the protein MVKIGVLGLQGAVREHVVALEQSGAETVIVKRHEQLNEIDGLVIPGGESTTMRRLIDKYDFMQPLKEFAAQEKPMFGTCAGLILLAKNIVGYDEPHIGVMDITVERNAFGRQKDSFEAELMISGVAEDYVGVFIRAPYVVEVGEQVEVLSKHNEKIVAVRQGPFLGCAFHPELTDDHRFAQYFVNMVKESK from the coding sequence ATGGTTAAAATAGGCGTATTAGGATTACAAGGAGCAGTTAGAGAGCATGTTGTGGCTCTTGAGCAGTCGGGTGCTGAGACAGTTATTGTGAAGCGACATGAGCAGCTCAATGAAATAGATGGTCTTGTCATTCCCGGTGGAGAAAGCACAACAATGAGGCGCCTAATTGATAAGTATGATTTTATGCAGCCTTTAAAGGAATTTGCTGCACAGGAAAAGCCGATGTTTGGTACATGTGCAGGGTTAATTCTTTTAGCAAAAAATATTGTTGGGTATGATGAACCTCATATTGGGGTTATGGATATAACGGTTGAACGTAATGCATTTGGTCGCCAGAAGGATAGCTTTGAAGCAGAATTAATGATTTCTGGTGTAGCAGAAGACTATGTTGGTGTCTTCATCCGCGCTCCTTATGTTGTTGAAGTAGGAGAGCAGGTAGAAGTTTTATCAAAGCATAATGAAAAAATCGTAGCCGTTCGTCAAGGACCATTCTTAGGATGTGCGTTTCATCCCGAGCTTACAGATGATCACCGTTTTGCACAATATTTTGTAAATATGGTGAAAGAATCTAAGTAA
- the pdxS gene encoding pyridoxal 5'-phosphate synthase lyase subunit PdxS — MSQSGTERVKRGMAEMQKGGVIMDVVNAEQARIAQEAGAVAVMALERVPADIRAAGGVARMADPTIVEDVVKAVTIPVMAKARIGHIVEARVLESLGVDYIDESEVLTPADEEYHIDKRQFTVPFVCGCRDLGEAARRIGEGASMLRTKGEPGTGNIVEAVRHMRKVNAQVRKLVAMSEDEVMMEAKLLGAPFELLLEIKKLGRLPVVNFAAGGVATPADAALMMQLGADGVFVGSGIFKSENPAKFARAIVEATTHFEDYELIASLSKNLGSAMKGVDISSLLPEQRMQERGW, encoded by the coding sequence ATGAGTCAATCAGGTACTGAAAGAGTAAAAAGAGGTATGGCAGAAATGCAAAAAGGTGGCGTTATCATGGACGTTGTTAACGCTGAGCAGGCAAGAATTGCACAAGAAGCTGGTGCTGTAGCAGTTATGGCTCTTGAGCGTGTTCCTGCAGATATCCGTGCAGCAGGTGGAGTAGCTCGTATGGCTGATCCAACAATCGTGGAAGATGTAGTAAAGGCTGTAACTATTCCAGTAATGGCAAAGGCTCGTATTGGTCATATCGTTGAGGCACGTGTATTAGAATCTCTTGGTGTTGATTATATCGATGAGAGTGAAGTTTTAACTCCTGCAGATGAGGAGTACCATATTGATAAGAGACAATTTACTGTACCATTTGTTTGTGGTTGTCGTGACCTTGGAGAAGCTGCAAGACGTATTGGTGAAGGTGCTTCAATGCTTCGTACAAAGGGTGAGCCTGGTACAGGAAATATCGTAGAAGCAGTTCGTCACATGAGAAAAGTAAATGCACAAGTTCGTAAGCTTGTTGCAATGAGTGAAGATGAAGTGATGATGGAAGCAAAGCTATTAGGTGCTCCATTTGAATTATTATTAGAAATTAAAAAGCTAGGACGTTTACCTGTAGTAAACTTTGCTGCAGGTGGAGTCGCTACTCCTGCTGATGCTGCGTTAATGATGCAACTTGGAGCAGATGGAGTATTTGTAGGGTCAGGGATCTTTAAGTCAGAAAACCCAGCAAAGTTTGCTCGTGCTATTGTTGAAGCAACTACTCACTTTGAGGACTATGAGTTAATTGCATCTTTATCTAAGAACTTAGGTTCAGCAATGAAGGGTGTAGATATTTCATCATTACTACCAGAACAACGTATGCAAGAACGCGGCTGGTAA